The following are encoded in a window of Planctomycetaceae bacterium genomic DNA:
- the polA gene encoding DNA polymerase I has translation MSKDRIYVIDTFSLMFQVFHAIPPMTGTQGQPTNAVFGITRDLLSILEKKPSHLVCAFDSPGPGQREQIFEAYKANRAEMPEDLRPQIPLIKEVLAGFRIAAVECATWEADDVIATLARMGTEAGLDVVIVSSDKDIRQLLGPNVRLYNCRKNVFLDEAGLMEDWGVRPDQVIDFQSLVGDSVDNVPGVPKIGPKTARTLIEKFGTLDNILANAADAPGKIVKANLVEFADQARMSRELVTLRNDLELGFDLEDARVAEPDRPALFELFTRLGFKRYAAMMRDNDADGEIAPVFGSENAGKTSSRRSGKTAKREISLDEIQAIESPAELSNVLSQFEATSTVFLDASITDGLLRDLKFKSIGFSDGQGHFWFSEFVERKSDLTAGSGDESLFGAFLTWLSSFAGEIALPNGKAFLHASLNADIHPKAKLFDTSIADYLLDAGAREHELSDVADRHSSRNLLVVGRSRPQRQKTMFDEESEKPDARSDSTSIEKSLLRLHMLVTVTQSLKAALAGDSMHDLYESLERPLITVLAELEHKGIYVDVEELNRQSNKAADRIEQLTAEIFAAAGTQFNVDSPKQLGDVLFKQLKLPVLKKTKTGFCTDQDVLERLALVHPLPAKIIERRQLAKLRGTYLDALPQLVHPETGRIHATFHQTVASTGRLSASDPNLQNIPIRTEEGRLVRRAFRAGIEEWKLVCADYSQIELRVLAHFSRDKALTDAFRRGVDIHAAVASDVFQIPVEEVKSDQRRVAKAVNFGVIYGQTPFGLANALGISRGEAADFIRQYFDRYAGVAEFCERVLRETLQSGFARTILNRRREITGIRSVTGIQRNMPERTAINTVIQGSAADLIKKAMIDVARVLDESELPAALLLQIHDELVFEVSAEHCDQLIHLITPAMQNAIPLDVPLVVDITSGKNWLDQEEA, from the coding sequence CTTTCAATCCTTGAGAAGAAGCCTTCTCATCTGGTCTGCGCGTTCGATTCGCCCGGTCCCGGGCAACGAGAACAGATTTTCGAAGCGTACAAGGCCAATCGTGCGGAGATGCCTGAGGATCTTCGACCGCAGATTCCACTGATTAAGGAGGTACTGGCCGGATTCAGAATTGCCGCCGTGGAATGCGCTACATGGGAGGCAGATGACGTCATCGCTACCCTTGCACGGATGGGGACCGAAGCCGGACTGGATGTGGTTATTGTGTCGAGCGACAAGGATATCCGCCAGCTGTTGGGGCCCAATGTACGGCTTTACAATTGTCGGAAGAACGTCTTTCTTGACGAGGCCGGGTTGATGGAAGACTGGGGCGTTCGGCCGGATCAGGTGATCGACTTTCAGTCGCTCGTTGGCGATTCCGTCGATAACGTGCCCGGAGTTCCGAAGATTGGCCCGAAGACTGCGCGTACGCTGATCGAGAAGTTCGGAACCCTGGACAACATCCTTGCCAATGCAGCGGATGCTCCGGGAAAAATCGTGAAGGCCAATTTGGTTGAGTTCGCTGACCAGGCTCGAATGAGTCGAGAGTTGGTGACCCTGAGAAATGATCTGGAACTTGGGTTTGATCTTGAGGACGCAAGGGTTGCCGAGCCTGATCGACCGGCTCTTTTCGAACTGTTCACCAGACTGGGTTTCAAACGATACGCCGCGATGATGCGGGACAACGATGCGGATGGAGAGATTGCACCCGTATTCGGCAGCGAGAATGCAGGAAAGACATCATCCCGGCGTTCCGGGAAAACAGCGAAGCGTGAAATCAGTCTCGACGAGATTCAGGCCATTGAAAGTCCCGCCGAACTATCAAACGTCCTGTCACAATTCGAGGCCACGTCCACCGTATTTCTGGATGCGTCTATCACAGACGGATTGCTGAGAGATTTGAAATTCAAGTCCATCGGATTCAGCGACGGTCAGGGGCATTTCTGGTTTTCTGAATTTGTGGAGAGAAAGTCGGACCTCACCGCAGGAAGTGGCGACGAGTCGCTCTTCGGTGCATTCCTCACCTGGCTTTCCAGTTTTGCCGGTGAGATTGCGCTACCCAATGGAAAGGCCTTTCTGCACGCCTCACTCAATGCGGATATCCATCCAAAAGCAAAACTGTTTGACACTTCGATTGCAGACTACTTGCTGGACGCCGGTGCTCGGGAGCATGAACTCAGCGACGTTGCGGACCGTCATTCCTCCCGGAACTTGTTAGTTGTCGGGAGATCCAGGCCCCAACGTCAAAAGACGATGTTTGATGAAGAAAGCGAAAAGCCAGACGCCCGATCTGATTCAACATCCATCGAAAAATCGCTGCTTCGGTTGCACATGCTGGTGACAGTGACTCAGAGTCTGAAAGCAGCTCTGGCTGGAGACAGCATGCATGACCTTTATGAATCTCTGGAGCGGCCTCTGATTACAGTGCTGGCAGAACTCGAACACAAAGGGATCTATGTTGATGTCGAGGAACTGAATCGGCAGTCGAATAAAGCAGCAGACAGAATTGAGCAGCTGACTGCAGAGATATTTGCCGCCGCGGGTACTCAGTTCAACGTGGATTCACCGAAACAACTTGGCGACGTATTGTTCAAGCAGCTGAAACTACCAGTTCTGAAGAAAACAAAGACCGGCTTTTGTACCGATCAGGATGTCCTGGAGAGGCTGGCGCTGGTCCATCCTTTGCCTGCCAAAATCATTGAACGAAGACAACTGGCCAAACTCAGGGGCACCTACCTCGACGCGCTGCCACAACTGGTTCACCCGGAAACAGGAAGAATCCACGCGACTTTCCATCAGACCGTGGCTTCGACGGGCAGACTCAGCGCCAGCGACCCGAATCTTCAGAACATACCCATTCGGACAGAAGAAGGTCGGCTTGTGCGTCGCGCATTCCGAGCGGGAATCGAGGAATGGAAACTTGTTTGCGCGGACTACTCACAGATTGAACTCCGTGTCCTTGCCCATTTCAGTCGAGATAAAGCACTGACGGATGCATTTCGGCGAGGTGTGGATATTCACGCTGCGGTAGCCTCAGACGTTTTTCAGATCCCGGTGGAGGAAGTGAAAAGCGATCAAAGACGGGTGGCAAAGGCCGTCAATTTTGGTGTGATTTACGGTCAAACGCCGTTTGGTCTCGCCAATGCTCTTGGGATTTCCAGGGGCGAAGCGGCAGATTTTATTCGGCAGTATTTCGATCGATATGCAGGTGTGGCTGAATTCTGCGAACGTGTTCTCAGAGAGACACTGCAAAGCGGATTTGCCAGAACCATTCTTAATCGCCGTCGAGAAATCACTGGCATCCGATCCGTGACCGGCATTCAGAGAAATATGCCGGAACGTACAGCGATCAATACCGTCATTCAGGGGTCCGCTGCGGATCTGATAAAGAAAGCCATGATTGACGTGGCTCGAGTTCTGGATGAAAGTGAACTCCCTGCAGCATTGCTTCTGCAAATCCATGACGAGCTTGTCTTCGAAGTCTCAGCAGAGCACTGCGATCAACTCATTCACCTGATAACGCCAGCCATGCAGAATGCAATCCCACTGGATGTGCCGCTTGTCGTTGACATCACCAGTGGAAAAAACTGGCTCGACCAGGAAGAGGCGTAG
- a CDS encoding tetratricopeptide repeat protein, which produces MADYQDQIDGYRGTLEAGPEVSPSENPQVPAAPKPQKSESALYRISRTVILGCVLLRALGGGTSEHEQKIIDARASLDAGNLQAAQSQFEEIANDGATPSPWSSVARFELGRVAFRREDYPEAIRLTTQALQLSDLPEEEQLQARVIRGAAACESGDYTWAREDIPIVLAQNDLTDQFRARALLVRAMVRSQDGNFEAAIADETEAIKLASGDIDLITNLLYNRGVDYGSLNRLDEQLADYDAAIALNSSETSTRLLAYHNRSIVYARIGRIDDAIADAKTVLAMNNLTTADRNRAMQKLSDFMTAKSQAFVDAEDFAAAIEIETETIEAVSADPDLKSLHWYRRGSWAASADQPAKAIEDYDRVIQSGTSNRIILSWSHHDRSTLLQDEDEALKGYQAAIEVNPEDLELKLSCLTHCCSIHEDRGHFEKAIESAAAMTACEGMDATQTATSYYLRGYYALQLGQNDPGLSDLARARKLAVAENLTKIVESIDEIAPELPELPPESADGQIVAER; this is translated from the coding sequence GTGGCAGACTATCAGGACCAGATTGACGGTTATCGGGGCACGCTCGAAGCAGGACCTGAAGTGTCCCCATCAGAGAATCCTCAAGTGCCCGCGGCGCCAAAGCCCCAGAAGAGCGAATCCGCTCTGTATCGAATCAGCCGCACTGTCATTCTTGGCTGTGTGCTGCTGAGGGCTCTCGGAGGTGGCACATCAGAGCACGAACAGAAAATCATCGATGCGCGCGCTTCTCTTGATGCGGGCAATCTACAGGCAGCTCAGAGTCAGTTTGAAGAGATTGCAAATGACGGGGCGACGCCATCACCATGGTCCTCAGTTGCCAGATTTGAGCTTGGTCGTGTTGCATTTCGGCGTGAGGATTATCCTGAGGCAATTCGGTTGACGACTCAGGCACTTCAGCTTTCGGATCTGCCGGAGGAAGAGCAGCTGCAGGCCCGCGTCATCCGGGGAGCAGCGGCTTGTGAGTCTGGTGACTACACCTGGGCTCGTGAAGACATTCCAATCGTTCTGGCTCAGAATGATCTCACTGACCAGTTCCGTGCGCGAGCTTTGCTGGTGCGTGCCATGGTCCGTTCGCAGGATGGAAATTTTGAGGCGGCCATTGCCGACGAAACCGAAGCAATCAAGCTGGCGTCAGGGGATATCGATCTCATTACAAACCTGCTGTACAACCGCGGTGTTGACTATGGATCCCTGAATCGGCTGGACGAACAACTTGCAGACTATGACGCTGCCATCGCGCTGAATTCATCCGAGACATCGACACGTTTGCTGGCGTATCACAATCGCAGCATCGTTTACGCCCGGATCGGTCGTATCGATGACGCAATCGCGGACGCAAAGACAGTACTCGCGATGAACAATCTGACGACGGCCGATCGCAATCGCGCGATGCAGAAGCTCTCCGACTTCATGACTGCGAAATCGCAGGCGTTTGTTGACGCTGAGGATTTTGCAGCGGCGATTGAGATCGAAACAGAAACCATCGAAGCCGTGTCTGCTGACCCGGACTTGAAGAGTCTTCATTGGTACCGACGCGGCTCATGGGCGGCGTCGGCAGATCAGCCGGCGAAGGCTATCGAAGACTATGATCGTGTCATTCAGTCGGGAACCTCCAACAGGATCATTCTCAGCTGGTCGCACCACGATCGATCCACGCTCCTGCAGGATGAAGATGAGGCGCTCAAGGGCTATCAGGCAGCAATCGAAGTGAACCCGGAGGATCTGGAGCTGAAGCTTTCCTGTTTGACTCATTGCTGCAGTATCCACGAAGACCGTGGTCATTTTGAGAAGGCAATTGAGTCTGCGGCGGCGATGACAGCCTGCGAAGGTATGGATGCGACGCAAACGGCCACTTCGTACTATCTTCGGGGTTACTATGCACTGCAGTTGGGGCAAAACGATCCGGGGCTGAGTGATCTCGCACGTGCGAGGAAACTTGCGGTGGCTGAAAATCTGACAAAAATCGTCGAGAGCATCGACGAAATTGCCCCGGAACTGCCCGAGTTGCCACCCGAGTCAGCAGACGGCCAGATTGTGGCAGAGCGATAG
- a CDS encoding ATP-binding protein, translating into MFQTLEAFLTGFSAVVSTALLLVLMERVNRSVVPAWLRVLVFGGWLWHAGCFLHVMLADSSGLLALRLDQLVIVTMCAGLLLMPSGMLHAAFRLKQSGLDPRPEFDWRFTLLYLPVLWLPGLILLVTRNVSRDFLTVVAPMIPLYLVWLFSADLMAAVLFWKVRNSLSAPSAPAFFSRLIAALVLTTLSVILYCTVATDTPIDRWLRLTTTLLPLIPALLFVWYTLRQRLLPLVLERTILYGAAIVAILMVHRLVVTPISAAVERTIDLDFVLIESLAVLLAVLAYTPVRARVREALRNLVSRDLMQTREAARRIAVDLSRRSGDSPNEIIHWFQSVIQSTFNVRSCRIEMWGETHLNRETEEILKALQSLDVPCLDRGDDLNDAVESAMVRSEVMWAVPIRFQSVDGAVLLGARNRNDRLGIEQLSTLRMLCEQFAATLHNRQVDLKRLAAERKAMQAEKLSVLGLIAGSLAHEIKNPLSSMQTIAQVVLEDLGERHECAQDIQLILTEIDRLNQTTGRLLEYARPANADTAYCRPDHIVQRLLHILSILARQYHVVLITTLQATNIVVSGSEEAMWEVLFNLIKNAIEAVRDQADGVVSISSSVNSVLSESIVGDGHRVIKLCVTDNGPGVPPGMLDGIYEPFVSSKSNGTGLGLYIAAERIREMHGSIRCESVPTGGTVFSIELPVFEE; encoded by the coding sequence ATGTTCCAAACGCTCGAGGCCTTTCTGACTGGATTCTCCGCCGTTGTTTCAACGGCCTTGCTGCTTGTCCTGATGGAGCGAGTCAATCGCAGTGTTGTCCCGGCATGGTTGCGAGTGCTGGTATTTGGTGGCTGGCTATGGCATGCTGGATGTTTCCTGCACGTTATGCTTGCGGATTCGAGTGGACTTCTGGCATTGCGGCTCGATCAGCTGGTCATTGTGACGATGTGTGCGGGACTGTTGCTGATGCCATCCGGAATGCTGCATGCTGCATTCCGGCTGAAGCAGTCAGGTTTGGATCCTCGTCCCGAATTTGACTGGCGATTTACGCTTCTGTATCTGCCGGTTCTCTGGTTACCCGGGCTGATCCTGCTGGTCACCAGAAATGTCTCCCGGGACTTTCTGACTGTCGTTGCTCCGATGATTCCGCTCTATCTGGTCTGGTTGTTTTCCGCGGACCTGATGGCTGCCGTCTTGTTCTGGAAAGTTCGCAATTCACTTTCCGCCCCATCAGCCCCCGCTTTCTTTTCGCGATTGATTGCTGCATTAGTCCTCACGACATTAAGCGTGATCCTCTACTGCACCGTCGCAACAGACACGCCGATTGACCGGTGGCTTCGGCTGACAACGACGTTACTTCCTTTAATTCCAGCCCTTTTATTCGTCTGGTACACGCTGCGCCAACGACTGCTGCCACTGGTCCTGGAAAGAACCATTCTTTACGGGGCAGCAATTGTGGCCATTCTGATGGTGCACCGCCTTGTGGTAACACCGATTTCAGCTGCCGTGGAACGCACAATTGATCTGGACTTTGTACTTATTGAATCACTGGCTGTACTGCTGGCCGTCCTGGCCTATACGCCGGTTCGCGCGCGAGTTCGCGAGGCTTTACGAAACCTGGTTAGCCGCGATTTGATGCAAACACGCGAAGCCGCTCGGCGGATTGCGGTGGATCTCTCTCGTCGATCCGGAGACTCCCCCAATGAAATCATTCATTGGTTTCAAAGTGTCATCCAGTCCACTTTCAACGTGCGTTCATGCCGCATCGAAATGTGGGGAGAAACACATCTGAATCGTGAGACAGAAGAAATACTAAAAGCCCTGCAATCACTGGACGTTCCGTGTCTGGATCGCGGCGATGATCTGAACGACGCTGTTGAATCTGCGATGGTGCGTTCCGAGGTAATGTGGGCCGTTCCTATTCGTTTCCAATCCGTTGACGGTGCAGTACTGCTTGGTGCCCGCAACCGAAATGACCGACTTGGTATCGAACAGCTTTCTACCCTCAGAATGCTTTGCGAACAATTTGCTGCGACACTTCACAATCGACAAGTCGATCTGAAACGTCTTGCAGCAGAACGTAAAGCGATGCAGGCGGAGAAACTGTCTGTGCTTGGTCTGATTGCCGGCTCTCTGGCACACGAGATCAAGAATCCGCTCTCTTCCATGCAGACAATTGCTCAAGTGGTGCTGGAAGACCTGGGGGAACGTCATGAATGCGCGCAGGATATTCAGTTGATCCTGACCGAAATTGACCGTTTGAATCAGACAACAGGTCGATTGCTGGAATACGCCCGGCCAGCCAATGCCGACACCGCATACTGTCGTCCGGATCACATTGTTCAACGGCTCCTTCACATTCTGTCGATCCTGGCACGACAGTACCACGTTGTTTTGATCACGACACTTCAGGCGACAAACATTGTCGTTTCCGGCAGTGAAGAAGCCATGTGGGAAGTGTTGTTCAATCTGATCAAGAACGCGATTGAAGCTGTTCGCGACCAGGCGGATGGGGTTGTGTCAATTTCTTCGTCAGTGAATTCTGTTTTGTCAGAGTCCATTGTTGGTGATGGCCATCGAGTTATCAAACTTTGTGTCACAGACAATGGACCGGGAGTTCCGCCGGGAATGCTTGATGGTATTTATGAGCCCTTCGTGTCTTCAAAATCAAATGGCACAGGCCTTGGACTGTACATCGCCGCAGAGAGAATTCGTGAAATGCATGGTTCCATCCGCTGCGAGTCGGTCCCCACGGGAGGCACCGTCTTTAGCATCGAATTACCAGTATTCGAAGAGTGA
- a CDS encoding DNA topoisomerase IV subunit A, whose translation MARKKSNNRSGRSNGLFTGESETPDSNVQFVAISDETRRRYLNYALSVITSRALPDARDGLKPVQRRIMYVMYDRLRLTADAKTRKCAKICGDTTGSFHPHGDMAVYEALVRLAQDFTLRYPLVVGQGNFGSIMGLRAAAARYTEAKVSKLAENLMSELRYQTVDMRPTYDAADEEPVVMPSRYPALLVNGTSGIAVGMATNMPPHNLNEVTRAAVHLIQNPEASVAQLMRFVKGPDFPLGGRIVTDRNALREAYENGRGAIKVRGEWRFDVEGKKEIPNRLIIYSVPYGVTTGPLMTEIGDLVEARKLPQLVSVNDETNEENGLRIAIELKSRADADAVMAYLYRHTSLEQNFSYNATCLVPDEHGSLVPRVLNLKEQLQYFLDFRYETVRRRLEYQLELLRRRIHILEGFEIVFDGLDRALRIIRASDGKKDASRKLMAEFPLDELQTDAILELQLYRISKLEIDKIREELAEKRAEAARIERILKSKKKMWELITTELEEVAAEFGDARRSELGSSEEVVEFDPQAYIIRENTNVVITKDAWIKRVGQLASVSKTRVREGDSVLTVAPGSTLDNVVFFCSDGVAYTLPIDQLPVSSGYGEPLAKRAKIGDGVSVVNAITTDPRFVTSLEESGDDVGVMLLVATRLGNVLRVPFESLRTPSTKAGRKYCRLNKGDDVIYVGLITDAETMFIASRKARLLHFRIDEIPVLSGAGKGVRGIKLEVGDQVLGVVQLSRPSDTLKVRNENDKVLSFGQTKYQVTSRGGRGVKTSMRTAFVELIQTDIELVDWSELGGVGGNTE comes from the coding sequence GTGGCTCGGAAAAAGTCGAATAACAGAAGCGGCCGCTCAAATGGGCTGTTTACCGGCGAATCGGAAACGCCGGACAGTAACGTTCAGTTCGTGGCGATCAGCGATGAAACACGGCGTCGGTACCTGAATTACGCCCTGTCGGTCATCACCTCGCGAGCGCTGCCTGATGCTCGCGACGGTCTTAAGCCGGTTCAGCGTCGCATCATGTACGTGATGTACGATCGACTACGGCTGACAGCGGATGCGAAGACACGAAAATGTGCAAAAATCTGCGGTGACACCACTGGTTCATTTCATCCGCACGGTGACATGGCGGTCTACGAAGCTCTTGTTCGGCTGGCTCAGGATTTCACCCTTCGCTATCCGTTGGTGGTCGGTCAGGGAAATTTTGGTTCCATTATGGGTCTGCGCGCAGCGGCGGCTCGCTATACCGAAGCAAAAGTGTCGAAGCTTGCCGAGAATCTGATGAGCGAACTTCGCTATCAGACGGTCGACATGCGACCGACCTATGACGCCGCGGACGAAGAACCCGTCGTCATGCCGTCGCGTTATCCAGCTTTGCTGGTGAATGGGACCTCTGGGATTGCTGTCGGCATGGCCACAAACATGCCGCCACACAACCTGAATGAAGTGACCCGGGCAGCCGTGCACCTCATTCAGAATCCCGAGGCATCTGTTGCGCAATTGATGCGTTTCGTCAAAGGGCCAGACTTTCCGCTCGGTGGACGAATTGTTACAGACCGGAACGCCTTGCGGGAGGCTTACGAGAATGGTCGTGGTGCCATCAAGGTTCGCGGGGAATGGCGATTTGATGTTGAAGGAAAGAAGGAGATTCCGAATCGGCTGATCATTTACAGCGTCCCGTACGGGGTGACGACTGGCCCGCTGATGACGGAAATTGGTGATCTGGTCGAAGCCAGAAAGCTACCGCAACTGGTTTCTGTGAACGATGAAACCAATGAAGAAAACGGATTGCGGATTGCCATTGAACTCAAGAGTCGGGCCGATGCCGACGCGGTGATGGCTTACCTCTACCGTCATACTTCACTGGAGCAGAATTTCAGCTACAACGCCACGTGCCTCGTGCCTGATGAGCACGGCAGCCTTGTACCACGTGTGCTGAATCTGAAGGAACAATTGCAGTACTTTCTGGATTTCCGCTACGAAACTGTCCGGCGTCGACTTGAGTATCAGCTTGAACTACTGCGTCGACGGATTCACATTCTTGAAGGCTTCGAGATTGTCTTCGACGGACTCGACCGCGCTCTCAGGATTATTCGCGCCAGCGACGGCAAGAAGGACGCTTCCAGGAAGCTGATGGCGGAGTTTCCTCTGGATGAGTTACAGACAGACGCCATTCTGGAACTGCAGCTGTATCGCATTTCGAAGCTGGAAATTGACAAGATTCGCGAAGAACTGGCTGAGAAACGTGCTGAGGCTGCCCGCATCGAACGCATCCTGAAGTCAAAGAAGAAGATGTGGGAGTTAATTACGACGGAACTGGAAGAGGTTGCCGCAGAATTTGGTGATGCCCGACGCAGTGAGCTGGGGTCATCCGAAGAAGTGGTCGAATTTGACCCGCAGGCTTACATCATTCGAGAGAACACGAATGTCGTGATCACCAAAGATGCCTGGATTAAGCGGGTCGGCCAGCTTGCCAGTGTCAGCAAGACACGCGTTCGCGAAGGAGATTCTGTTCTGACGGTCGCACCAGGAAGTACGCTGGACAATGTTGTTTTCTTTTGCAGTGATGGTGTGGCTTACACGCTTCCGATTGACCAGCTTCCGGTATCCAGCGGATATGGAGAGCCTCTGGCCAAACGAGCGAAAATTGGCGATGGCGTGTCTGTTGTGAATGCGATCACGACAGACCCGAGATTCGTCACGTCACTGGAAGAGTCAGGCGACGACGTCGGTGTAATGCTTTTGGTGGCAACACGCCTCGGAAATGTATTGAGGGTACCGTTCGAAAGCCTTCGTACACCATCAACCAAAGCTGGTCGAAAATACTGTCGGCTGAACAAAGGTGACGATGTCATCTATGTCGGTTTGATTACCGATGCCGAAACCATGTTCATCGCATCTCGAAAGGCGCGGTTACTACACTTCAGGATCGACGAGATCCCTGTTCTTTCCGGTGCAGGTAAAGGCGTTCGTGGCATCAAACTGGAAGTTGGCGATCAGGTCCTTGGAGTCGTTCAGCTAAGCCGACCAAGTGATACTCTGAAAGTCCGAAATGAAAATGATAAGGTACTGAGCTTCGGGCAAACCAAGTATCAGGTGACTTCACGCGGTGGGCGAGGCGTCAAAACAAGTATGCGCACTGCCTTTGTGGAACTCATACAGACCGATATCGAACTGGTTGACTGGAGTGAACTTGGTGGTGTGGGCGGGAATACGGAGTAA
- a CDS encoding DUF1501 domain-containing protein, whose amino-acid sequence MAFFRTCDGVGRRDFLRAGVAGGAGLSLATYAQMAQAGSLKPGAKAKAAIFVNLNGGPSHMDTFDLKPDAPDEYRGEFSPIQTNIPGIYISEHLPKLAASMDKFTLLRGVTHAVAAHQLGTEYVNTGNRPLPSLEFPGYGAVVSKELSGPPELPTFVAIPKSAQRPGYLGVRYAPMNTTSTPTIGTPYRVRGMSLASGVTIEDVEKRQNLLSSLDRTFGEFEKQDQLLDGLDQFGQQAHTMITSTRARDAFDISKESPAFAEQFGKSGFGSSCLLALRLVEAGVRFVTVTNGGWDTHRDNWNVLKTKQLPALDEALSGLFNGLAARGLLDSTVVYVTGEFGRTPKINNERVGRDHYPRNMFMLMAGGGVKGGQVLGESDATGSLPVDEGFKPDDVAASFYHALGIDHTTEYHTSTGRPVMIVRDGNVIPALFA is encoded by the coding sequence ATGGCATTCTTCAGAACATGTGATGGTGTTGGACGCCGCGATTTCCTTCGAGCAGGCGTTGCCGGAGGAGCCGGTCTGTCGCTTGCAACGTATGCTCAGATGGCACAAGCGGGATCCCTCAAGCCGGGAGCGAAAGCAAAGGCGGCGATCTTTGTGAATCTGAATGGTGGTCCGTCGCACATGGACACCTTCGATCTCAAACCTGATGCTCCGGATGAATATCGAGGAGAGTTCTCTCCCATTCAGACGAATATTCCCGGGATCTATATTTCAGAACACCTGCCAAAACTGGCAGCCAGCATGGACAAGTTTACCTTGCTCCGAGGCGTCACGCATGCAGTCGCCGCTCACCAACTGGGCACCGAATACGTCAACACCGGAAACCGGCCACTGCCATCGCTGGAATTTCCTGGCTACGGCGCTGTTGTCAGCAAAGAGCTTTCAGGGCCCCCTGAACTGCCAACCTTTGTTGCAATTCCAAAGAGCGCTCAGCGACCCGGCTATCTGGGTGTTCGTTACGCCCCGATGAACACCACTTCCACACCAACAATTGGCACGCCGTATCGCGTGCGTGGAATGTCACTCGCCAGCGGCGTAACAATTGAGGATGTTGAAAAGCGACAGAACCTGCTCAGCTCACTCGATCGAACCTTCGGAGAGTTTGAAAAACAGGATCAACTGCTGGATGGGCTCGACCAGTTTGGGCAACAGGCCCACACCATGATCACTTCCACACGTGCCCGTGATGCATTCGACATCAGTAAGGAATCACCTGCGTTTGCTGAACAATTCGGCAAGTCTGGATTTGGATCGAGCTGTTTGCTCGCCTTGCGACTGGTTGAGGCCGGGGTCCGTTTCGTCACGGTCACCAATGGAGGCTGGGACACACACCGCGACAACTGGAATGTGCTGAAGACGAAACAGCTGCCCGCTCTGGATGAAGCTTTGTCTGGCTTGTTCAACGGCCTCGCCGCAAGGGGCTTACTCGATTCAACCGTCGTGTACGTCACCGGCGAATTCGGTCGAACTCCAAAGATCAATAACGAGCGTGTTGGGCGCGACCACTATCCACGCAATATGTTCATGCTGATGGCTGGCGGCGGCGTCAAAGGCGGACAAGTCCTGGGCGAAAGCGATGCCACGGGCAGTCTGCCCGTCGATGAAGGTTTCAAACCGGATGATGTGGCGGCGAGCTTCTACCACGCTCTGGGGATCGATCATACAACCGAATATCACACATCAACCGGCCGACCGGTCATGATCGTTCGGGATGGAAACGTGATTCCGGCGTTGTTTGCCTGA